The following proteins come from a genomic window of Candidatus Nitrosotenuis cloacae:
- a CDS encoding prefoldin subunit beta, whose amino-acid sequence MSSGQQIPPWLQEQIMKLQQSQQNLQSIMAQKQQLDLEQIESERALEELRKVGETDPVYKHAGAILIKSTKAALIAELEEKKELANTRVAVLAKQEARVKESIKEQETKINEMIRGGQKPGPQ is encoded by the coding sequence ATGTCGTCAGGCCAGCAGATTCCTCCATGGTTGCAAGAACAGATAATGAAGCTGCAGCAATCACAACAAAACCTGCAGTCGATAATGGCGCAAAAGCAGCAGCTCGACTTGGAACAGATCGAGTCAGAGCGCGCACTTGAGGAACTAAGAAAGGTCGGGGAGACGGATCCTGTGTACAAGCATGCAGGGGCGATTCTGATAAAATCGACCAAAGCAGCACTGATTGCAGAACTCGAGGAGAAAAAAGAGCTTGCAAACACGCGCGTCGCAGTGCTTGCAAAACAGGAAGCAAGAGTCAAGGAAAGCATCAAGGAGCAGGAAACAAAAATCAACGAGATGATCCGCGGCGGACAAAAGCCGGGACCGCAATAA
- the leuD gene encoding 3-isopropylmalate dehydratase small subunit — protein sequence MEKFHTVSSIATPLDRSNVDTDQMVPKQFLKLVQRTGFGKFLFHDWRFEQDGSPKKDFALNDPKYSNSHILISGENFGCGSSREHAAWALKDYGFDVVIAPSFADIFYNNCFKNGILPISVSRDVLNDLLKTSLQMTVDLSNQTIRYGDRTILFEIEENRKRTLLEGLDDIALTLQQEDKILAYEKSH from the coding sequence TTGGAAAAGTTCCACACCGTATCTAGCATCGCTACCCCGCTTGACCGCTCAAACGTGGACACGGACCAGATGGTGCCAAAACAGTTCCTCAAGCTGGTCCAGAGGACGGGCTTTGGCAAGTTCCTCTTCCACGACTGGCGCTTTGAGCAAGACGGCTCGCCAAAAAAAGACTTTGCACTAAACGACCCTAAATATTCAAACTCGCACATCCTGATATCCGGCGAGAACTTTGGATGCGGTTCAAGCAGGGAGCACGCAGCATGGGCGCTAAAGGACTATGGGTTTGACGTGGTGATTGCTCCGTCATTTGCCGACATATTCTATAACAACTGCTTCAAAAACGGGATACTGCCGATATCTGTGAGCCGGGACGTGCTAAATGATCTCCTAAAGACCAGTCTGCAGATGACCGTGGATCTGAGCAATCAGACAATTCGGTACGGCGACAGGACGATATTGTTTGAGATCGAGGAAAACAGAAAGAGGACGCTGCTTGAGGGGCTGGACGACATAGCACTCACCCTACAGCAGGAGGACAAGATCCTTGCGTACGAGAAATCTCACTGA
- the rrp42 gene encoding exosome complex protein Rrp42, which produces MSNTILDELKKKKVTALIADGQRIDGRALDEPRPLTIDVGVIPKAEGSARIRLGDTEVVCGVKIQPDKPFPDLGDRGIFICTAEILPLAHPSVEPGPPGEEVIELARVVDRGIRESGMIDLTKLVLQKDKSVIGIFVDNSVTDYDGNLFDACSYASVASILSCRVPKWEMKDEGPSRVADEFIEPPIKTIPVSVTMGKIADQIIVDPNADEWQCMDARITMTTNSDGNICAVQKGGENGFTVEQLMRCSKIAVATGAKIRETIKAIGK; this is translated from the coding sequence ATGAGTAACACTATCCTTGATGAACTGAAAAAGAAAAAAGTGACAGCACTCATTGCCGACGGTCAGAGAATCGACGGCAGAGCGCTTGACGAGCCACGACCACTGACAATCGACGTCGGCGTCATTCCAAAGGCGGAAGGTTCTGCAAGAATACGACTTGGCGACACGGAGGTAGTATGCGGAGTCAAAATACAGCCGGACAAACCGTTCCCAGATCTTGGTGACAGGGGCATCTTCATCTGCACCGCAGAGATACTGCCGCTGGCACACCCAAGCGTAGAGCCGGGTCCGCCAGGGGAGGAGGTAATTGAGCTTGCGCGAGTCGTGGACAGGGGAATCAGAGAAAGCGGAATGATCGACCTTACAAAACTCGTGCTGCAAAAGGACAAGTCTGTAATTGGAATCTTTGTTGATAACAGCGTAACCGACTATGACGGCAACTTATTTGATGCCTGCTCTTACGCGTCTGTGGCAAGCATCCTTTCATGCAGGGTGCCAAAATGGGAGATGAAGGACGAAGGGCCATCCCGAGTTGCAGACGAGTTCATCGAGCCACCAATTAAGACAATACCTGTGTCAGTTACAATGGGCAAAATCGCAGACCAGATAATAGTCGACCCGAACGCAGACGAATGGCAGTGCATGGACGCAAGAATCACCATGACTACCAACTCCGACGGAAACATCTGCGCAGTTCAAAAGGGCGGGGAGAACGGATTTACAGTCGAACAACTTATGAGATGCTCCAAGATTGCAGTTGCAACCGGAGCAAAAATAAGGGAGACAATAAAGGCCATAGGTAAGTAA
- a CDS encoding ribosome assembly factor SBDS encodes MTDVTVIRHSVAGEKFEILVKPDPALEYKLGKRKDASTVLVSDEVYTDSHKGTRASSEKLLKAFGTQDTGEIIEIILKKGDLNLTTDQRRKMVSEKRKQIVEYIAKTFVDPRSHLPHPPLRIEQALESARISIDPFRNVDEQSKDVVEKLRTIIPLKSENLLLDITVPAQYAGQSYAVLKSTGTLKKEEWQNNGSLKAILEIPAGARANVIDRLGSITKGTATVEMVR; translated from the coding sequence ATGACCGACGTTACCGTAATCCGGCACTCCGTGGCAGGCGAAAAGTTTGAAATCCTCGTAAAACCGGACCCCGCGCTCGAATACAAGCTGGGCAAGAGAAAGGACGCCTCGACGGTCTTAGTCTCCGACGAGGTCTATACCGACTCGCACAAGGGAACTAGGGCATCATCTGAGAAACTACTCAAGGCGTTTGGCACCCAGGACACTGGAGAGATAATTGAGATAATCCTAAAGAAAGGCGATCTCAACCTCACCACCGACCAGCGGAGGAAGATGGTCTCCGAGAAAAGAAAGCAGATCGTCGAGTACATTGCAAAGACGTTTGTCGACCCAAGATCACACCTTCCGCACCCGCCGCTTAGAATTGAGCAGGCCCTCGAGTCGGCGCGAATCTCAATTGACCCGTTCAGAAATGTTGACGAGCAGTCAAAGGATGTAGTAGAAAAACTCCGAACGATAATTCCGCTAAAGTCCGAGAACCTGCTTTTGGACATCACTGTTCCGGCGCAGTATGCGGGCCAGTCGTATGCGGTTTTGAAATCGACTGGGACTTTGAAAAAAGAAGAATGGCAAAATAACGGTTCACTTAAAGCAATACTAGAAATACCTGCGGGAGCAAGAGCAAACGTGATCGATAGACTGGGCTCTATAACAAAGGGCACTGCAACAGTGGAGATGGTAAGGTAA
- a CDS encoding DNA-directed RNA polymerase subunit D — translation MPSLEIISQDKQRMSVKLKGVPLQYANALRRICLNGVPVFAIDTVDIIENSSVMSDEGIAHRLGLIPIRTDLKRFAEPSKCSCQSKAGCSNCRVMLVVDSGIADTTRTVTSAELSSEDDTVKPVSDKVPIVQIAPGQNIKLEAYARLGRGSDHAKWNSANVAVLTHTDKPEEYILTVETTGALGPEQIITAAVDELEQRLEEFKGVMAELKA, via the coding sequence TTGCCTTCTTTAGAGATAATTTCACAAGATAAACAGCGTATGTCAGTTAAGCTCAAGGGAGTCCCCTTGCAGTACGCAAACGCACTGAGGAGAATCTGCCTCAACGGCGTGCCGGTATTTGCAATAGACACAGTAGACATCATTGAGAATTCTTCCGTAATGTCAGACGAGGGAATCGCCCACAGATTGGGCCTGATTCCAATAAGGACGGATCTGAAGAGATTTGCAGAACCGTCCAAGTGCTCGTGCCAAAGCAAGGCAGGCTGCTCAAACTGCCGAGTCATGCTTGTGGTTGATTCTGGGATCGCAGACACAACAAGGACAGTCACGTCCGCCGAGCTCAGCTCAGAGGACGATACCGTAAAGCCGGTCTCAGACAAGGTTCCAATAGTGCAGATTGCCCCGGGACAGAACATAAAGCTCGAAGCATATGCAAGGCTTGGCCGCGGATCGGACCACGCCAAGTGGAACTCTGCAAATGTGGCGGTGCTGACTCACACAGACAAGCCAGAAGAATACATCCTTACGGTGGAGACGACTGGCGCACTAGGCCCTGAGCAGATAATCACAGCTGCAGTAGACGAACTTGAGCAAAGACTTGAAGAGTTCAAGGGCGTAATGGCAGAACTCAAGGCGTAA
- a CDS encoding KEOPS complex subunit Pcc1: protein MLQFSAIIQVSAKEKTKAIFDSINTDNIFYPENPTKTRITLKKNTLDVSIESAELSHLRANVNSILRLIQASNDSIESVRL, encoded by the coding sequence ATGTTGCAGTTTAGTGCCATCATACAAGTAAGCGCAAAAGAAAAGACAAAGGCAATTTTTGACTCGATAAACACCGACAACATATTCTATCCTGAGAACCCGACCAAGACCAGAATCACGCTGAAAAAAAACACACTTGACGTATCAATCGAGTCCGCAGAGCTGTCCCACCTTCGAGCAAACGTGAACTCGATTCTGCGACTGATACAGGCAAGCAACGACTCCATCGAATCGGTAAGGTTATAA
- the leuD gene encoding 3-isopropylmalate dehydratase small subunit (catalyzes the isomerization between 2-isopropylmalate and 3-isopropylmalate in leucine biosynthesis), giving the protein MTGNVIKYERDNIDTDVILPGQYLKLHDYDEIAKHAMEGIDPNFHSRVKMGDYIVSGKNFGCGSSREHAPIALSHCGIKGVLAVSFARIFYRNAVDGAFLLPIEIDEQTYQKISDGDKIEVDTQKNEIKNLTKNETYKMKPFSDIVSKIIAAGGLFKYKPD; this is encoded by the coding sequence ATGACTGGCAACGTCATAAAATACGAACGTGACAACATAGACACGGACGTCATACTTCCAGGACAGTACCTAAAGCTTCACGACTACGACGAGATTGCCAAGCACGCAATGGAGGGAATCGACCCAAACTTCCACTCCCGCGTCAAGATGGGCGACTATATCGTGTCTGGCAAGAACTTTGGATGTGGCTCAAGCAGGGAGCATGCGCCAATTGCGCTGAGCCACTGCGGAATAAAGGGCGTACTTGCTGTGTCCTTTGCCAGGATCTTTTACAGAAACGCCGTGGACGGGGCATTCCTGCTGCCAATTGAAATCGACGAGCAGACATACCAAAAGATATCCGACGGGGACAAAATCGAGGTAGACACGCAGAAAAACGAGATCAAAAACCTCACAAAGAACGAGACCTACAAGATGAAACCCTTCTCGGACATCGTCTCAAAGATAATTGCCGCAGGCGGACTGTTCAAGTACAAGCCGGACTAG
- the rrp4 gene encoding exosome complex RNA-binding protein Rrp4, with product MDDVKRKYVLPGDVITTGPYRAEDNVHLFGDKMIATAVGISEVFDSGVRVIPLTGIYIPRIDDFIIGKVKSHTSLSWELDINSCYPGILPAQDVFGRDFNPKTHELTSRLKAGDLVAARVANFDRSRDPLITVGDRDLGKIEDGDLIKISPSKVPRLIGKRGSMIQTIENATKAMITIGQNGYVVVSSENPEGLLKALDAIKMVEEQAHVPNLTEKIQEMLGSNSE from the coding sequence ATGGACGATGTCAAGCGCAAGTACGTTCTGCCTGGCGACGTAATTACCACTGGACCATACAGGGCAGAGGACAACGTTCACCTTTTTGGCGACAAGATGATTGCAACTGCGGTTGGAATCTCTGAAGTTTTTGACAGCGGAGTGCGAGTAATCCCGCTTACCGGCATCTACATTCCGAGAATTGACGATTTCATCATTGGCAAGGTAAAGTCACACACATCTCTTTCGTGGGAGCTTGACATCAACTCATGCTATCCGGGAATTCTTCCGGCACAGGATGTGTTTGGGCGTGACTTTAACCCAAAAACACACGAGCTCACATCCCGACTAAAGGCAGGCGACTTGGTCGCGGCGCGAGTTGCAAACTTTGACAGATCCCGCGACCCGCTCATAACTGTCGGCGACAGGGACCTTGGCAAAATCGAGGACGGGGATCTGATAAAAATATCCCCAAGCAAGGTACCGCGACTGATAGGAAAGCGCGGTTCTATGATTCAGACTATAGAAAACGCTACAAAGGCGATGATTACAATAGGACAAAACGGATACGTCGTGGTGTCATCCGAGAATCCAGAGGGATTATTAAAGGCCCTAGACGCCATCAAAATGGTAGAAGAACAGGCACATGTTCCAAATCTTACCGAAAAAATACAAGAAATGTTAGGATCAAACAGTGAATAA
- a CDS encoding 50S ribosomal protein L13, whose product MDKQPQNIVVDGTDLLAGRLSSNVAKLLLQGNHVTVVNCEKIMISGRRRNIIDEYKDFLRVSSVLHPEHGPYHPRRPDTIIARMIRGMLPRKKPSGDAALRRLRTYIGVPSQLRSSSKTVLEKAKITRPSANYTTMEELSKEVGGTQ is encoded by the coding sequence TTGGATAAGCAGCCCCAGAACATAGTGGTAGACGGAACAGACCTGCTTGCAGGCAGACTCAGTTCAAATGTTGCCAAGCTGCTGCTTCAGGGAAACCACGTGACAGTGGTAAACTGCGAGAAGATAATGATTAGCGGAAGAAGACGAAACATAATTGACGAGTACAAGGACTTTTTGCGAGTCTCCAGCGTTCTGCACCCAGAACACGGACCATACCACCCAAGGAGACCTGACACCATAATTGCAAGAATGATTCGAGGGATGCTCCCAAGGAAAAAGCCGTCAGGAGACGCGGCACTAAGAAGGCTGAGGACATACATCGGCGTGCCAAGCCAGTTAAGATCATCAAGTAAGACGGTATTGGAAAAGGCAAAGATAACAAGGCCTTCTGCCAACTACACCACGATGGAAGAGCTTTCAAAAGAGGTAGGCGGCACACAATGA
- a CDS encoding 3-isopropylmalate dehydratase large subunit translates to MNLTEKILARASGKSRVAPDDIVFAKVDKAMIHDVSGPGVIKVFDKLKKQGMNVDKLWDASKVWVAEDHFVPSAEKISAENIVKLSNFTKQYGIEKHFKYGMGQYGICHTLSHEEAMVLPGEVYVGGDSHTNTTGAMGAFACGLGHTDVAYVLLNGKIWFKVPDTLYFKLNGKLPDSVMAKDFILKIIGDIGTDGSAYSAMQFGGTGISDMSVESRLTLCNMTTEAGAKNGIIAPDQKLFDYLAERGATNYSPVYDDPDAEYSKVFEYEASELEPIVAKPFSPENIAPVGDVAGIELDKSYIGSCTGAKYEDLEAAAKILKGRKVKIRTEILPAAISIYKRAMENGLLKIFLDAGVTVGPPTCGACCGAHMGVLAKDEVCISTTNRNFPGRMGHVESKTYLASPLVAAASAVTGKITDPRDLV, encoded by the coding sequence GTGAATCTAACAGAAAAGATACTCGCAAGGGCATCTGGCAAATCCAGGGTCGCACCAGACGACATCGTGTTCGCAAAGGTGGACAAGGCCATGATTCACGATGTCTCAGGACCCGGCGTAATCAAGGTATTTGACAAGCTCAAAAAGCAGGGAATGAACGTGGACAAGCTATGGGATGCCTCAAAGGTCTGGGTTGCAGAGGACCACTTTGTGCCGTCAGCCGAAAAGATATCCGCAGAAAACATCGTCAAACTATCAAACTTTACCAAGCAGTATGGAATTGAAAAACACTTCAAGTACGGGATGGGCCAGTACGGGATATGCCACACGTTATCCCACGAGGAGGCAATGGTGCTCCCAGGCGAGGTCTACGTAGGAGGCGACTCTCACACAAATACCACTGGCGCAATGGGCGCATTTGCGTGCGGTCTTGGACACACAGACGTAGCATACGTATTGCTAAACGGAAAGATCTGGTTCAAGGTGCCAGATACGTTATACTTTAAGCTAAACGGCAAGTTGCCTGACAGCGTGATGGCAAAGGACTTTATCCTAAAAATAATCGGCGATATAGGAACCGACGGCTCCGCGTACTCTGCAATGCAGTTTGGAGGAACCGGCATATCTGACATGTCAGTAGAGTCGCGACTCACACTCTGCAACATGACAACCGAGGCTGGCGCAAAAAACGGAATAATCGCGCCGGACCAAAAACTCTTTGACTATTTGGCAGAACGCGGCGCTACAAACTATTCTCCGGTGTACGACGATCCTGACGCGGAGTACTCCAAAGTCTTCGAGTACGAGGCCTCCGAACTAGAGCCGATAGTGGCAAAGCCGTTCTCACCTGAAAACATTGCACCCGTAGGAGATGTAGCAGGAATCGAGCTTGACAAGTCATACATCGGATCTTGCACCGGCGCAAAGTATGAGGACCTTGAGGCGGCAGCAAAGATTCTCAAGGGAAGGAAGGTAAAGATTCGAACCGAGATACTGCCTGCTGCAATCTCAATTTACAAAAGAGCCATGGAAAACGGACTGCTCAAGATATTCCTTGATGCCGGAGTCACGGTGGGCCCGCCTACATGCGGTGCGTGTTGCGGTGCTCACATGGGGGTGCTTGCAAAGGACGAAGTATGCATCAGCACCACCAACCGAAACTTCCCAGGAAGGATGGGACACGTGGAATCAAAGACATACCTTGCATCACCACTGGTTGCCGCAGCATCCGCGGTTACTGGCAAAATAACGGACCCGCGTGATCTAGTATGA
- a CDS encoding 50S ribosomal protein L37, translated as MLKKGGSLIGFGAKYGIKHRKKFTQVHVTLKAKRKCPECGSLKFGRRAVGIWECKKCGYKVAGTAFDVAV; from the coding sequence ATGCTGAAAAAAGGCGGATCTTTGATTGGTTTTGGGGCCAAGTATGGTATCAAGCACAGAAAAAAGTTCACACAGGTGCATGTCACACTAAAGGCAAAGAGAAAGTGCCCTGAATGCGGCTCACTGAAATTTGGAAGACGCGCAGTGGGAATCTGGGAGTGCAAGAAATGCGGATACAAGGTTGCCGGAACTGCTTTCGATGTTGCAGTTTAG
- the rrp41 gene encoding exosome complex exonuclease Rrp41 — protein sequence MGVKKTDIVLLDDKGIRCDGRKINEPRRIMIKAGVLKNANGSAYIEFGENKILAGVFGPRDVHPKHLANTDRGILRCRYHMQPFSVSERKNPAPSRREIEISKVIKEALEPAVMLENFPRTVVDVFIEILQADGGSRCAALDAAAVALADAGIPMRDMVSACAAGKVADTIVLDINNEEDQEGQADMPVAYMPNLEKVTLIQLDGVLTPQEYEKCVTTAVEGCKLVYEVQKNALREKFFGDNAA from the coding sequence ATGGGTGTAAAAAAAACAGACATAGTATTACTAGATGACAAAGGCATCAGATGCGACGGCCGAAAGATAAACGAGCCGCGTAGAATCATGATAAAGGCAGGAGTGCTGAAAAATGCAAACGGCTCCGCATACATCGAGTTTGGAGAAAACAAGATTCTTGCAGGAGTGTTCGGCCCACGCGACGTCCACCCAAAACACCTCGCAAACACGGACCGGGGAATCTTACGTTGCAGATACCACATGCAGCCTTTCTCAGTAAGTGAGAGAAAAAACCCAGCACCATCAAGAAGAGAGATTGAGATATCCAAAGTAATCAAAGAGGCACTAGAGCCGGCAGTAATGCTTGAAAACTTCCCAAGAACCGTAGTGGACGTCTTCATAGAGATTCTCCAAGCAGACGGAGGCTCCAGATGCGCAGCACTGGATGCGGCTGCGGTGGCACTTGCAGATGCGGGAATCCCGATGAGGGACATGGTATCTGCTTGCGCTGCAGGCAAGGTTGCAGACACCATCGTGCTTGATATCAACAACGAGGAAGACCAGGAAGGCCAAGCGGACATGCCTGTCGCATACATGCCAAATCTTGAAAAGGTAACACTAATCCAGCTTGACGGAGTCCTAACTCCGCAGGAATATGAAAAATGCGTCACAACCGCAGTTGAGGGATGCAAGCTTGTCTACGAGGTACAAAAGAACGCACTTCGTGAGAAATTCTTTGGAGACAATGCAGCATGA
- a CDS encoding 50S ribosomal protein L18e: protein MTNQLVIKMVKELKQASAKNQAPIWSKLAEMALKPTIAKRVVNLSQIDEVTNENDVIVVPGKVLGTGDITHKITICSFSISTAAAKKIIGAGGKIVNHSDMISKFPTGKGVRIIG from the coding sequence ATGACCAACCAGCTTGTCATTAAAATGGTAAAGGAGCTAAAGCAGGCATCCGCAAAGAACCAGGCGCCAATATGGTCCAAGCTGGCAGAGATGGCCCTAAAACCAACCATCGCAAAGCGAGTGGTAAACCTCAGCCAAATTGACGAGGTCACAAATGAAAACGACGTGATCGTAGTCCCAGGAAAGGTTCTAGGAACTGGCGATATCACGCACAAAATCACAATCTGCTCATTTTCAATTTCCACCGCTGCAGCCAAGAAGATCATAGGTGCAGGCGGCAAGATAGTCAACCATTCAGACATGATCTCAAAGTTTCCAACAGGCAAGGGAGTGAGAATAATTGGATAA
- the rpsI gene encoding 30S ribosomal protein S9, giving the protein MTPKTEIYFATRKTSRAHVYITKGSGRIRINNVPAEMIPQETAREIILSPLEVAGDLRGKVDISVRVKGGGFMGQAYAAATAISRALTGWTKSKKEPKEHPFTKPVRSELKKKINDFDKHLLSGDARRKEPKKFGGPGARRRKQKSYR; this is encoded by the coding sequence ATGACACCAAAGACAGAGATCTATTTTGCAACAAGAAAGACATCCAGGGCTCACGTGTACATAACAAAGGGTTCAGGTAGAATTAGAATAAACAACGTTCCTGCAGAGATGATACCACAAGAGACGGCACGAGAGATAATCTTGAGTCCGCTTGAGGTGGCAGGAGACCTGAGAGGGAAGGTGGACATCTCAGTCAGAGTAAAGGGCGGCGGATTCATGGGCCAAGCATATGCTGCGGCAACTGCCATATCACGAGCGCTGACAGGATGGACCAAGTCCAAGAAGGAGCCAAAGGAGCACCCGTTCACAAAGCCGGTCAGAAGCGAGCTGAAAAAGAAAATCAATGATTTCGATAAACATCTTCTAAGCGGCGATGCAAGACGAAAGGAGCCAAAGAAATTTGGAGGTCCTGGCGCCAGAAGAAGAAAGCAGAAATCATACAGGTAG
- the leuC gene encoding 3-isopropylmalate dehydratase large subunit, with the protein MQQTLFEKIWNNHKVVDVDGRTIIYIDRHLVHEVTSPQAFDGLRMNKRKVRRPDLTFATMDHNVPTSNRSLPIVDQISAIQIKALENNCKEFGIPLFDLNSPYQGIVHVIGPELGITLPGTTIVCGDSHTSTHGAFGAFALGIGTSDVEHVLATQCLVLDKPKTFEIRVDGKRKNPHAVTAKDIILSIIKKIGTGGGTGTVIEYRGQTISDLSMEERMTICNMSIEAGARAGLVAPDERTFDYLRGRKYVPKNYDDLVDDWRKNLRTDDGAKFDKTFTLNAADIAPQVSWGTNPAMTTDVTGVVPNPDEYAKGDMGEENAAKKALEYMDLRPGTPITDIKVDRVFIGSCTNARLQDLVEAASIIQGRKASPNVRVMVVPGSQQVKKKAEEMGLDKIFQNANFEWRESGCSMCLGMNPDILARGERCASTSNRNFEGRQGAGGRTHLVSPIMAAAAAIAGHFVDVREWS; encoded by the coding sequence ATGCAGCAGACTCTCTTTGAGAAAATCTGGAACAACCACAAGGTGGTCGACGTTGACGGAAGGACGATCATCTATATCGACAGGCACTTGGTGCACGAGGTCACATCGCCGCAGGCATTTGACGGACTGCGGATGAACAAAAGAAAGGTGCGCAGACCTGATCTCACATTTGCCACCATGGACCACAACGTGCCCACATCCAACCGATCCCTTCCAATCGTGGACCAGATATCTGCAATCCAGATAAAAGCACTTGAGAACAACTGCAAGGAGTTTGGAATACCATTGTTTGACTTGAACAGCCCGTACCAGGGCATAGTCCACGTAATAGGCCCTGAGCTTGGAATCACACTTCCTGGAACTACCATCGTGTGCGGGGACAGTCACACCTCAACACACGGCGCGTTTGGCGCGTTTGCACTTGGAATAGGCACAAGCGATGTGGAGCACGTGCTTGCAACCCAGTGCCTCGTGCTAGACAAACCAAAGACGTTTGAGATACGCGTGGACGGGAAAAGGAAAAATCCACACGCGGTGACCGCAAAGGACATCATACTATCAATAATAAAAAAAATAGGGACCGGTGGAGGAACAGGCACCGTAATAGAGTACAGGGGCCAGACGATCTCCGACCTCTCCATGGAAGAAAGGATGACCATCTGTAACATGTCAATTGAGGCGGGCGCGCGCGCAGGACTTGTCGCCCCAGACGAAAGGACGTTTGACTACCTGAGAGGAAGAAAATACGTCCCAAAAAACTACGACGATCTTGTGGATGACTGGAGGAAGAACCTCAGAACCGACGACGGCGCAAAATTCGACAAGACCTTTACTCTAAACGCAGCGGACATTGCACCGCAGGTAAGCTGGGGCACAAACCCAGCAATGACTACTGACGTCACAGGAGTGGTGCCAAACCCGGACGAGTACGCAAAGGGTGACATGGGCGAGGAAAACGCGGCAAAAAAAGCACTCGAGTACATGGACCTCCGACCGGGAACGCCAATCACGGACATCAAGGTGGACCGCGTCTTCATAGGCTCCTGCACAAACGCAAGGCTGCAGGACCTAGTAGAGGCCGCAAGCATCATTCAGGGAAGAAAGGCGTCTCCAAACGTCCGGGTGATGGTGGTCCCAGGATCGCAGCAGGTCAAAAAGAAGGCAGAGGAGATGGGACTTGACAAGATATTCCAAAATGCAAACTTTGAGTGGAGAGAGTCCGGATGCAGCATGTGCCTCGGAATGAATCCTGATATCCTGGCAAGGGGCGAGAGGTGCGCTAGCACATCCAATAGGAACTTTGAGGGAAGACAGGGAGCAGGAGGTAGGACGCACCTTGTGAGCCCCATCATGGCAGCAGCTGCCGCAATCGCGGGGCACTTTGTTGACGTAAGGGAGTGGTCATAG
- a CDS encoding nucleotidyltransferase family protein, whose translation MKAVILAGGKGTRGRPFTEYFPKAMIPVNGRPLISHVVDYLSSSSLISEIIIVTDGAGLGGQIVHYFADNPKITFVQDSASGTAGDLMHLEKMIKKEPFFLWFADNIGAVDLKKMYRHFVSKKSLACIATRQYRREETGFAKVHDGIVSQFIEKPLVKMQDFECTGIYVLSPKIIEIIKKKSKKKKGLNLSYDVLQDLSKERLVSSFDIGSTDWLDVESPTILERKKDTVKKIIKLMGQ comes from the coding sequence TTGAAAGCGGTAATCTTAGCGGGTGGAAAGGGCACGCGTGGAAGGCCCTTTACCGAGTATTTTCCAAAGGCCATGATTCCAGTAAACGGCAGGCCGCTGATCAGCCACGTTGTGGATTATCTTTCGTCGTCCAGCCTCATATCTGAGATAATAATAGTCACTGACGGCGCAGGGCTTGGCGGCCAGATAGTGCATTATTTTGCGGACAATCCAAAGATCACGTTCGTGCAGGACTCTGCAAGTGGCACCGCAGGCGACCTCATGCACCTAGAAAAGATGATAAAAAAAGAGCCGTTTTTCTTGTGGTTTGCAGATAACATAGGGGCGGTGGATTTGAAAAAAATGTACAGGCATTTTGTCTCAAAGAAGAGCCTTGCGTGCATTGCGACGCGCCAGTACAGAAGGGAGGAGACCGGCTTTGCAAAGGTGCATGATGGAATAGTCTCGCAGTTCATTGAAAAGCCACTAGTAAAGATGCAGGACTTTGAGTGCACCGGGATCTACGTGCTGAGCCCGAAGATAATTGAGATTATCAAGAAAAAGTCAAAGAAAAAGAAGGGCCTGAACCTGTCATACGACGTGCTGCAGGACCTCTCAAAGGAGAGACTTGTCAGCTCCTTTGATATCGGAAGTACCGACTGGCTTGATGTCGAGTCCCCAACCATCCTTGAGAGAAAAAAGGACACCGTGAAAAAGATAATCAAGCTGATGGGTCAGTGA